DNA sequence from the Vallitalea longa genome:
ATATATCATTAATCCTGAGATAGAAATTTCTCTATGGAAATTACAGAAGATAGAGAAAGTTTTATTTCTATGTATATTATTGATAGTAGTTATATTCATTCTTTATATGAATGGAACAACTAATACATTAATTAATAGAATCTATCTTGTTTCAATGAATATCTTGATTGCAACAAAAGTCTATTGTGGATTAAGTATTATTTTCTTTAGATTTGTACTTTTTGAAAGCAGATAGCTGTACGTAACGTAGAAGAAAGGAGGT
Encoded proteins:
- a CDS encoding MnhB domain-containing protein; amino-acid sequence: MRSRSELLIKSLGILYPIIFLFGIYITIYGHNTPGGGFQGGAIMSSTFIIQYIINPEIEISLWKLQKIEKVLFLCILLIVVIFILYMNGTTNTLINRIYLVSMNILIATKVYCGLSIIFFRFVLFESR